In Clostridium sp., one DNA window encodes the following:
- the araA gene encoding L-arabinose isomerase, which yields MLKNKKMEFWFIVGSQYLYGKDTLTQVKSDSIKIVDGLNKSGNLPYTVTFKSLATSADEIKKLMKEVNYNDNVAGVITWMHTFSPAKMWIAGTKLLQKPLLHFATQFNQHIPWNTIDMDFMNLNQSAHGDREYGFINARLNKHNKVIVGYWEKTEIQKEIADWMNVAVGYIASQDIKVARFGDNMRNVAVTEGDKIEAQIQFGWTVDYYGIGDLVAEINKVSQSDIDKTYEDFKKIYIMDTGDNDPEFYEKQVKEQIKIEIALRNFLKAGDYTAFSTNFEDLYGMKQLPGLAVQRLNAEGYGFAGEGDWKTAALDRLIKIMADNKKTGFMEDYTYELGAGSEEILGAHMLEVDPTFASDKPRVVVKPLGIGDREDPARLIFNGSTGKGIAVSMCDLGTHYRLLINEINAVEPAEDTPNLPVAKLVWKPEPNFSDGVKSWIYAGGGHHTVVTLSLSAEQIYDWSRMVNLETVIIDHNTKLRDIINQTTR from the coding sequence ATGTTAAAAAACAAGAAAATGGAATTCTGGTTTATAGTAGGAAGTCAATATTTATACGGTAAAGATACACTTACACAGGTTAAAAGTGATTCTATCAAAATTGTAGATGGCTTGAACAAAAGCGGAAATTTACCTTATACTGTTACATTCAAGTCCCTGGCAACTTCTGCAGATGAAATTAAAAAACTTATGAAAGAAGTAAATTACAATGACAACGTAGCCGGCGTAATAACATGGATGCATACTTTTTCACCAGCTAAAATGTGGATAGCAGGTACTAAATTGCTGCAAAAACCTTTGCTCCATTTTGCAACTCAGTTCAATCAACATATACCATGGAATACAATAGATATGGATTTCATGAATTTGAACCAGAGTGCACACGGTGACAGAGAATATGGCTTTATCAATGCAAGATTGAATAAACACAATAAAGTAATTGTAGGTTATTGGGAAAAAACCGAAATTCAAAAAGAAATTGCTGACTGGATGAATGTAGCTGTTGGATACATTGCCAGTCAGGATATAAAGGTGGCACGTTTTGGAGACAATATGCGTAATGTGGCTGTCACTGAAGGAGATAAAATTGAAGCCCAGATCCAGTTTGGCTGGACAGTAGACTATTATGGAATTGGTGATTTGGTTGCTGAAATAAACAAGGTTTCACAAAGTGACATTGACAAAACCTATGAAGATTTTAAAAAGATATATATTATGGATACAGGTGATAATGATCCTGAATTTTATGAAAAACAAGTAAAAGAACAAATAAAAATAGAAATAGCTCTTCGAAATTTCCTGAAAGCCGGAGACTATACTGCATTTAGTACAAATTTTGAAGATTTGTATGGAATGAAACAACTACCAGGCCTTGCTGTTCAGCGCCTGAATGCAGAAGGATATGGCTTTGCCGGTGAAGGTGACTGGAAAACTGCAGCTCTGGATCGTTTAATTAAAATTATGGCTGACAACAAGAAAACAGGTTTTATGGAAGATTACACTTATGAACTAGGTGCAGGCAGTGAAGAAATTTTAGGTGCACATATGCTTGAAGTTGACCCGACTTTTGCCTCCGACAAGCCAAGGGTAGTTGTAAAGCCTCTCGGAATTGGAGACCGTGAAGATCCTGCACGTTTGATTTTTAACGGTTCTACAGGCAAGGGTATTGCAGTGTCAATGTGTGATCTTGGAACACATTACCGTCTTCTCATAAATGAAATAAATGCTGTTGAACCTGCTGAAGATACTCCAAATCTTCCTGTAGCCAAACTGGTATGGAAACCTGAACCGAACTTCAGTGATGGAGTAAAATCCTGGATTTATGCCGGAGGTGGTCACCATACAGTTGTTACCCTGTCATTATCTGCTGAACAAATCTATGACTGGAGCAGAATGGTGAATTTGGAAACAGTTATTATTGACCATAATACAAAATTAAGAGATATTATAAATCAAACTACACGGTAA
- the araD gene encoding L-ribulose-5-phosphate 4-epimerase, producing the protein MLEDLKEQVLKANLMLPEYHMVTFTWGNVSGIDRSSGLVVIKPSGVEYSKMKASDMVIVDLDGNVIEGNLNPSSDTPTHLILYKKFSDILGIVHTHSSWAVAFAQAGLSIPAAGTTHGDYFYGDIPVTRPMTKSEIEAEYEKQTGSVIVETFKLNNINPNEIPGVLVNDHGPFAWGTSPKNAVHNAVVLEEVAKMTYHSLQLNPYNIKMDQILLDKHFKRKHGKNAYYGQKK; encoded by the coding sequence ATGTTGGAAGATTTAAAAGAGCAGGTGCTGAAAGCCAATTTAATGCTTCCGGAATACCACATGGTAACATTTACCTGGGGAAATGTAAGTGGAATTGATCGGAGCAGCGGATTAGTAGTTATTAAGCCAAGCGGTGTTGAATACAGTAAAATGAAAGCATCCGACATGGTTATAGTAGATCTTGATGGAAATGTAATTGAAGGAAATCTTAATCCTTCAAGTGATACTCCAACTCACCTGATTTTATATAAAAAATTTTCAGATATACTGGGTATAGTCCATACTCATTCTTCATGGGCCGTTGCATTTGCCCAGGCAGGACTTTCCATACCAGCTGCCGGCACAACACACGGTGATTATTTCTATGGGGATATACCCGTAACTCGTCCAATGACTAAAAGTGAAATTGAAGCTGAATATGAAAAGCAAACAGGTTCCGTAATTGTTGAAACCTTTAAACTCAATAATATTAACCCTAATGAAATACCTGGAGTGCTTGTAAATGATCATGGTCCATTTGCATGGGGAACCAGTCCTAAAAATGCAGTTCACAATGCAGTAGTACTGGAAGAGGTAGCAAAAATGACATATCACTCACTGCAGTTAAACCCTTATAACATCAAAATGGATCAAATCTTACTGGACAAACATTTTAAACGCAAGCATGGAAAGAATGCTTATTATGGTCAAAAGAAATAA